A window of the Archaeoglobus neptunius genome harbors these coding sequences:
- the glmS gene encoding glutamine--fructose-6-phosphate transaminase (isomerizing): MCGIVGYIGFRRADRVIVSSLKRLEYRGYDSWGLAISDGGELKVFKRVGGIGSVDDINLADSGIGVGHTRWATHGKPSEVNAHPHMDCSGKIAVVHNGIISNFQILREELERNGHEFRSETDTEVIPHLIEEYMKSRDFEKAVFKVVDELEGSYAFVAVHAGEDKLVACRYKSPLILGVGDGEIFLASDVPAVLEYTNRVVYLEDGDVVIVDKNGFEIYSNGKRVERKAELVPWSIEDAEKGGYEHFMLKEIHENPRVVEDTLIEYLRDDIEIDAGFFAGISDILIVACGTSYHAGLVGKYLIEKFAGIPVRVEYASEFNYHPPPLSRTLVIGITQSGETADTLEAMRRGKKLGMKILAITNVLGSTATRVADYTVYTRAGPEIGVAATKTFIAQLIVLYLIALKLSAVPKRELEEILDQLRLMPQKIRQILDREDEILSLARRYAGYENIMYVGRGIGYPVALEGALKLKEISYIHAEGYPAGELKHGPFALLGEKTPVVACVVKDETFESMLGNLKEIKARDSKIIAVCDEDVEIEAFADDVIRTPAIDPILAPITHSVALQLFAYHVARLRGCEIDKPRNLAKSVTVE; the protein is encoded by the coding sequence ATGTGCGGAATTGTTGGTTACATCGGCTTCAGGAGGGCTGACAGAGTTATAGTGTCATCATTGAAGAGGCTAGAATATCGTGGCTACGACTCGTGGGGTCTGGCGATCAGTGATGGGGGGGAACTGAAGGTCTTCAAGAGAGTGGGGGGGATAGGGAGCGTGGATGACATCAATCTGGCGGATTCAGGTATCGGTGTGGGGCATACAAGGTGGGCAACGCACGGCAAGCCCTCGGAGGTCAATGCCCATCCCCACATGGACTGCAGCGGGAAGATTGCAGTTGTGCATAACGGGATAATCTCGAACTTTCAGATCCTGAGGGAGGAGCTGGAAAGGAATGGCCATGAGTTCAGGTCCGAGACCGACACGGAGGTAATTCCACATCTGATCGAGGAGTATATGAAGAGCCGTGATTTCGAGAAGGCTGTTTTTAAGGTTGTGGATGAACTTGAAGGTTCCTACGCCTTTGTCGCCGTACATGCCGGGGAGGACAAACTTGTTGCATGCAGGTACAAGAGTCCGCTAATTCTCGGAGTTGGGGATGGGGAGATCTTTCTTGCTTCAGACGTTCCGGCAGTACTGGAGTACACGAACAGGGTCGTTTATCTCGAGGACGGGGATGTGGTCATCGTTGACAAAAACGGCTTTGAGATCTACAGTAATGGAAAAAGGGTTGAGAGAAAAGCTGAACTCGTACCGTGGAGCATTGAGGATGCGGAGAAAGGTGGATACGAGCACTTCATGCTCAAGGAGATCCATGAGAATCCGAGAGTTGTTGAGGATACGCTGATTGAGTATCTGAGGGATGACATTGAGATAGATGCCGGATTTTTCGCTGGAATCTCGGACATTCTCATTGTGGCGTGTGGCACCTCATACCATGCGGGTCTTGTGGGCAAGTACCTGATTGAGAAGTTTGCCGGAATTCCGGTAAGGGTTGAGTACGCTTCAGAGTTCAACTACCACCCGCCTCCACTCTCAAGAACCCTTGTGATCGGCATAACGCAATCCGGAGAGACTGCAGACACTCTCGAAGCGATGAGGAGGGGCAAAAAGCTCGGAATGAAGATACTGGCAATCACAAATGTTCTGGGCAGCACAGCGACAAGGGTTGCGGACTACACCGTATACACAAGAGCCGGACCGGAAATAGGCGTTGCAGCCACAAAGACATTCATAGCACAGCTCATTGTGCTCTACCTGATAGCTCTGAAGCTCTCGGCAGTACCGAAAAGGGAGCTCGAAGAAATACTGGATCAGTTGAGGCTAATGCCGCAAAAGATAAGGCAGATTCTTGACAGAGAGGATGAAATACTGTCTCTCGCAAGACGTTATGCAGGTTACGAGAACATCATGTACGTTGGAAGAGGTATAGGCTATCCTGTTGCTCTGGAAGGAGCTTTGAAGCTCAAGGAGATCTCCTACATACACGCCGAAGGTTATCCGGCGGGTGAGCTGAAACATGGCCCTTTTGCTCTTCTCGGAGAGAAAACCCCTGTTGTAGCATGCGTTGTTAAAGATGAAACGTTTGAATCCATGCTGGGAAACCTGAAGGAGATAAAGGCGAGAGACTCGAAAATTATTGCCGTTTGCGACGAAGATGTCGAGATAGAAGCCTTTGCCGATGATGTAATAAGAACTCCCGCAATAGATCCGATTCTGGCACCCATAACCCACTCAGTTGCTTTACAGCTCTTCGCATACCACGTTGCGAGACTCAGAGGTTGCGAGATCGACAAGCCAAGAAATCTTGCGAAGAGTGTGACTGTTGAGTAA
- a CDS encoding DUF4234 domain-containing protein — MVTKRSLIKVYLLGIVTLGIYFIYWTVATKRELNSLGADIPTCWLMIIPIANIYWLYRYAKGFAEVLKNGESPLLYFLVFWLVSIIMPAIVQSELNKIAEGQSY, encoded by the coding sequence ATGGTGACAAAAAGAAGCCTGATAAAGGTATACCTGCTGGGCATTGTGACGCTCGGCATATATTTTATATACTGGACTGTGGCGACGAAGAGGGAGCTGAACAGCCTCGGTGCGGACATACCTACATGCTGGCTTATGATAATCCCGATAGCGAACATATACTGGCTTTACAGATATGCAAAGGGATTTGCAGAGGTTTTGAAAAACGGAGAGAGTCCACTGCTGTACTTTCTGGTTTTCTGGCTTGTGAGTATCATCATGCCGGCTATAGTGCAGTCCGAATTGAACAAAATAGCCGAGGGACAAAGTTATTAA
- a CDS encoding TIGR04076 family protein, with protein sequence MRAKIEVVEVSGKCAAGYKVGDTFYLRDFLIEADIPVCIHAIYSVGHVAYTLTHAGKFRTEGEIFLSCPDPGKPHGEGKVTFRIEVSE encoded by the coding sequence GTGAGGGCAAAGATAGAGGTCGTTGAAGTTTCTGGAAAATGTGCGGCGGGATACAAGGTCGGTGATACCTTCTACCTGAGGGATTTTCTGATCGAGGCGGATATTCCTGTCTGCATCCATGCGATTTACTCTGTCGGTCATGTGGCGTATACCCTGACCCATGCCGGTAAATTCAGGACTGAGGGGGAGATATTCCTGTCCTGTCCGGACCCCGGTAAACCTCACGGAGAGGGGAAAGTAACATTCAGAATAGAGGTGAGCGAATGA
- the glmU gene encoding bifunctional sugar-1-phosphate nucleotidylyltransferase/acetyltransferase, with the protein MKAVILAAGEGQRLRPFTVNKPKVMIKVGNKPILEYVVESLSRAGIRDLIIVVGYRKSRVMDYFGDGSKWGVKIKYAIQERQIGTANALKQAEKFVDGDFVVVSGDNIIDPGTIKRLEKWSVAYRVSEEFSKYGVLELEGERIRRIVEKPKEAISNLLNTGIYMFGSEIFEYIRHNDIPDVINEMIDDGYEFRAVESGKWLDIVYPWDIIRVNELAMNVNGTITAGRVEKAEIVSSVVGRNSVVRFGAYVEKSMVGENCDIGQNAVIKSFSSIGDNVRIGAFAYIENSVIGDNVIIGPHSCIKDSVIDSGCVIKAGFTAVSDETEVVMGDEVHRIRAGAFIGENCMIGANVVAEGGAIVGNNSKVASNRVLSGKIPDDSTVL; encoded by the coding sequence ATGAAAGCTGTAATCCTGGCTGCGGGGGAGGGGCAGAGGTTAAGACCCTTCACCGTGAACAAGCCGAAGGTTATGATTAAGGTTGGAAATAAACCCATTCTTGAATATGTTGTTGAATCACTTTCCAGAGCTGGAATAAGGGATCTTATTATCGTTGTTGGTTACAGAAAGAGCAGGGTGATGGATTACTTTGGTGATGGAAGCAAATGGGGTGTAAAAATAAAATACGCCATTCAGGAGAGGCAGATCGGCACAGCAAACGCTTTGAAGCAGGCAGAGAAATTCGTTGATGGGGACTTTGTTGTTGTCTCGGGAGACAACATAATCGATCCTGGAACAATAAAGAGGCTGGAGAAATGGAGTGTTGCCTACAGGGTGTCCGAGGAATTTTCAAAATACGGAGTTCTTGAGCTTGAAGGTGAGAGGATTAGGAGGATTGTGGAAAAGCCGAAAGAGGCAATATCCAACCTTCTCAACACCGGTATTTACATGTTCGGAAGTGAAATCTTCGAATATATTCGCCATAACGACATACCGGATGTTATAAATGAGATGATTGATGATGGATACGAGTTCAGGGCTGTTGAGTCCGGAAAGTGGCTGGATATAGTTTATCCGTGGGACATCATCAGGGTTAATGAGCTGGCAATGAATGTAAACGGAACGATAACGGCAGGGAGGGTGGAGAAGGCGGAAATTGTCAGTTCAGTTGTTGGCAGAAACTCGGTGGTTAGGTTTGGAGCCTACGTTGAAAAGTCCATGGTCGGTGAGAACTGCGATATCGGACAGAATGCGGTGATAAAGAGTTTTTCGTCAATCGGCGATAATGTTAGAATCGGCGCATTTGCGTACATAGAGAATTCGGTGATTGGGGATAATGTTATCATAGGCCCCCACTCCTGTATAAAGGACTCGGTGATAGACAGTGGTTGTGTGATAAAGGCAGGGTTTACGGCGGTGAGCGATGAGACTGAGGTCGTTATGGGTGATGAGGTGCATAGAATCAGAGCTGGGGCCTTCATAGGAGAGAACTGCATGATAGGGGCGAACGTTGTAGCGGAGGGAGGGGCTATAGTCGGTAACAACAGCAAAGTCGCATCAAACAGGGTGCTGAGTGGAAAGATACCTGACGATTCCACAGTACTCTAA
- the glmU gene encoding bifunctional sugar-1-phosphate nucleotidylyltransferase/acetyltransferase, protein MQAVILAAGEGTRMRPLTYTKPKVMLPVANRPILQHLLENLINTGIDDVVMVVGYRDETVRNHFGGEFEGVRIRYVRQTRQLGTANALLSAEHLLEEEFIMLNGDAIVFEDDLRKIVEQKNSVAVVEVSNPSSFGVVELENGFIRRIIEKPESPPTNLINAGIYHFDSRIVDCLRKTPLSERGEYEITDTITMAINGGMKFRAVKVESWIDVGYPWDLLKANKALLARIKRRVDGEVEEGAVIKGNVIIGENTVVMAGSYIVGPAIIGENCRIGPNCYIRPYTAIGDGCHIGNAVEIKNSIIMSGTKVPHLNYVGDSVVGENCNLGAGTKIANLRLDERNIVVSVRGKKEDTGLKKFGAVIGDNVKTGINVSINVGTMIGNDVLIGPGRVVGGFVEPFSRVM, encoded by the coding sequence GTGCAGGCTGTAATCCTTGCAGCAGGAGAAGGAACAAGAATGAGGCCCCTAACTTACACAAAACCGAAGGTGATGCTGCCCGTAGCCAACAGGCCAATCCTTCAGCACCTGCTTGAGAATCTCATCAACACCGGAATTGACGACGTTGTTATGGTTGTTGGATACCGGGACGAGACTGTGAGAAATCATTTTGGCGGGGAGTTTGAGGGTGTGAGGATAAGATATGTCCGGCAGACAAGACAGCTCGGCACGGCAAATGCCCTGCTCTCAGCAGAACATCTTTTGGAGGAAGAATTCATCATGCTTAACGGCGATGCCATCGTTTTTGAAGATGATTTGAGGAAAATAGTCGAACAGAAGAATTCCGTGGCTGTTGTGGAGGTTTCCAATCCATCCAGTTTCGGTGTTGTTGAGCTGGAGAATGGGTTCATCAGGAGAATTATTGAAAAACCCGAAAGTCCCCCTACAAATCTGATAAACGCTGGAATCTACCATTTCGACAGCAGGATCGTGGATTGTCTCAGAAAAACGCCCCTTTCCGAAAGGGGTGAGTATGAAATAACGGACACGATAACGATGGCAATTAATGGCGGAATGAAGTTCAGAGCGGTGAAAGTCGAAAGCTGGATAGACGTTGGCTACCCATGGGATTTGCTGAAGGCGAATAAGGCTTTATTGGCCAGAATAAAGAGGAGAGTTGATGGGGAGGTTGAGGAGGGGGCGGTGATTAAGGGCAACGTCATTATCGGGGAGAATACAGTTGTGATGGCTGGCAGCTACATCGTTGGCCCTGCGATCATCGGAGAGAACTGCAGAATAGGTCCGAATTGCTACATTAGGCCGTACACGGCAATTGGTGATGGCTGTCATATTGGCAATGCTGTGGAAATTAAAAATTCGATCATCATGTCCGGAACCAAGGTTCCTCACCTGAACTACGTTGGCGATTCCGTTGTAGGGGAGAACTGCAACCTTGGGGCCGGGACTAAAATTGCCAATCTCAGGCTGGATGAGAGGAATATTGTCGTGAGCGTCAGGGGGAAAAAAGAGGACACCGGATTGAAGAAGTTCGGGGCTGTAATCGGCGATAACGTCAAAACCGGGATAAACGTTTCGATAAACGTCGGGACGATGATAGGCAATGACGTTCTGATCGGTCCGGGAAGGGTTGTTGGTGGTTTTGTTGAGCCATTCTCGAGAGTTATGTGA
- the cysC gene encoding adenylyl-sulfate kinase, translating to MFVVWLTGPSGAGKTTLAKALAEEFQSLGYAVEVLDGDGIRSRLYPDLGFSKEEREMHNRVVVEMAKLLAKNGVITIVAVIAPYRRWREYARKEIGKFVEVYLRCSLEERIRRDPKGLYRRALNGEIKGLTGLDGEYEEPENPELVLDTDRLSVEEEVGAVIEKVREMGLI from the coding sequence ATGTTCGTGGTGTGGCTTACCGGCCCGAGCGGGGCTGGGAAAACGACCCTTGCAAAGGCTCTGGCGGAGGAATTTCAGTCGCTGGGTTATGCAGTGGAGGTTCTGGATGGAGATGGGATAAGGAGCAGGCTTTATCCCGACCTGGGATTCAGCAAAGAGGAAAGGGAGATGCACAACAGAGTGGTTGTGGAGATGGCGAAACTGCTGGCCAAGAACGGCGTCATAACCATAGTGGCAGTAATTGCCCCTTACAGGAGATGGAGGGAATATGCAAGGAAAGAGATAGGAAAATTTGTTGAAGTTTACCTTAGATGTTCTCTGGAGGAGAGGATAAGAAGGGACCCCAAAGGTCTGTACAGAAGAGCTCTTAATGGGGAAATAAAGGGCTTGACCGGGCTTGATGGCGAGTACGAGGAGCCCGAAAATCCTGAGCTTGTTCTGGATACGGACAGACTGAGTGTTGAGGAAGAAGTGGGGGCAGTTATTGAGAAAGTTAGGGAGATGGGGTTAATCTAG
- a CDS encoding DUF554 domain-containing protein — MILGTLINAATVVLASLAGILAGSRLSEGTRNALMNVLGLPVLLIGITMALKTENVLVPTLSVVTGTVLGEFADIEGVLESFGRRVERRLGKGKFSEGFVAATLLYCVGPMAILGPIQEGLTGDISILLAKSMLDGIASIALASALGAGVVFSSLSILVYQGFFALMAVKISGMVTESIINEFTATGGLLIMGIGINLLEIKKLKVGNMLPALIVAPIIVYFLQVFPLSS, encoded by the coding sequence ATGATACTCGGAACACTCATCAACGCTGCGACGGTGGTTCTCGCATCTCTGGCGGGGATACTTGCCGGCTCCCGCCTCAGTGAGGGTACGAGAAATGCCCTTATGAATGTTCTGGGTCTGCCGGTACTGCTCATAGGAATCACCATGGCATTAAAAACTGAAAATGTGCTTGTTCCGACACTCAGCGTAGTCACTGGCACAGTTTTGGGGGAGTTTGCTGACATAGAGGGAGTACTTGAGAGTTTCGGGAGGAGGGTGGAGAGGAGGTTAGGGAAGGGAAAATTTTCGGAGGGATTTGTTGCTGCAACCCTCCTCTACTGCGTGGGTCCGATGGCAATACTTGGCCCGATTCAGGAAGGTCTGACAGGGGATATATCGATTCTTCTTGCAAAATCCATGCTCGACGGGATAGCATCGATCGCCCTTGCATCAGCTTTGGGTGCTGGTGTGGTCTTCTCAAGTCTCAGCATTCTGGTCTATCAGGGGTTTTTTGCACTGATGGCGGTGAAGATAAGCGGAATGGTTACGGAAAGCATCATCAACGAGTTCACAGCGACCGGAGGTCTGCTGATCATGGGAATAGGAATCAACCTGCTGGAGATAAAGAAGCTGAAAGTCGGAAATATGCTACCGGCACTTATAGTTGCCCCGATCATTGTTTACTTTCTGCAGGTCTTCCCTTTAAGTAGTTGA
- a CDS encoding Gfo/Idh/MocA family protein has translation MIFGVIGVGNMGKNHVRVLTEIKKVEEVVVYDANPTRAKEVADAYEVSTAESMDSLLREVDAVSICSPTSLHFHHIKRAVDSGKHVLVEKPITSSYDEARKVLEMVEGKDFVFGVGHIERFNPVVSELVRVGVDAVYVEMKRHNPASIRMEDSTVVEDLMIHDIDILFNVLFPDVEDFRISSAGTRSVVQVLINSGDSVASLSASRISSKKIRRLYIENENFTVEGDLMTQEMYIYRRPAVYKTINEKYLQENVIEKVLINKIEPLKVELKAFVDAVEGKQDFPVTAEQAVKNLKICEIIKKDIRL, from the coding sequence ATGATCTTCGGGGTGATAGGTGTTGGAAACATGGGTAAAAACCATGTAAGGGTCCTTACGGAGATAAAAAAGGTTGAGGAGGTTGTAGTATACGATGCCAATCCCACCCGGGCAAAGGAGGTTGCAGATGCCTACGAGGTCAGCACTGCCGAGTCTATGGACTCGCTCCTCAGGGAGGTCGATGCTGTAAGCATTTGTTCCCCCACGAGCCTACACTTTCACCACATAAAAAGAGCCGTTGATTCGGGAAAGCACGTACTGGTTGAGAAGCCGATAACTTCCAGCTATGATGAGGCCCGGAAAGTTCTGGAAATGGTTGAAGGAAAAGACTTTGTTTTCGGTGTTGGGCATATTGAGAGGTTCAATCCTGTGGTTTCTGAGCTGGTCAGAGTTGGGGTTGATGCTGTTTATGTGGAGATGAAAAGGCACAATCCCGCCTCGATAAGAATGGAGGACTCCACGGTTGTGGAGGACCTGATGATACACGATATAGATATTCTCTTTAACGTTCTCTTCCCGGATGTCGAGGATTTCAGAATATCCTCTGCCGGAACCAGGAGCGTCGTGCAGGTTTTAATCAACTCTGGAGATTCTGTTGCATCTCTCTCGGCAAGCAGAATTTCTTCAAAGAAAATCAGAAGACTGTACATCGAGAACGAGAATTTCACAGTTGAGGGGGACCTCATGACCCAGGAGATGTACATATACAGAAGACCGGCAGTTTACAAAACAATCAACGAGAAGTATCTGCAGGAAAATGTGATTGAGAAAGTTCTTATCAACAAGATTGAACCCCTTAAGGTTGAGCTTAAAGCTTTCGTGGATGCTGTTGAGGGCAAACAGGACTTTCCGGTTACTGCAGAGCAGGCTGTCAAAAATCTGAAAATCTGTGAGATTATAAAAAAGGACATCAGGCTTTAA